In one Streptomyces venezuelae genomic region, the following are encoded:
- a CDS encoding amino acid permease: MSGLRMGHGVLRRKPIEQIEETEAGAGGGLAKSLGLWQLTAIGVGGIIGAGIFSLAGAVANGTAGPAVLISFLIAGVASAAAAFSYAEFAGMIPKAGSAYTYGYVVLGELTGWFIGWDLLLEYTAIVAVVAIGISGYFGFLVEEMGAELPNWMMGAPGTGDGHKVDLFAAVLCLFIAYLLTLGIKNAARFEMIVVVLKVIVVLVVIAVGFFHIETGNYDPFFPYGVSGAFTGAATVFFAVFGYDAMSTAAEESKDAQRHMPKAILYSLAISMVLYVLACLVLTGMQSYKDVDPESGFSTAFKSVGLGGLADVIAVGAIIGILTVMFTFMLGCTRVWFSMSRDGLLPKWFAKTHPTRHVPTRVTWIVGIASAAIAGFLPIGEAAELTNIGILLAFVVVCVAVIVLRYKRPELPRTFRCPGMPVVPAIGVVFSIWLITFLQWQTWVRFAVWFLLGLVVYFGYSYRRSELAKTDGTTTGK, from the coding sequence ATGTCGGGACTACGGATGGGACACGGCGTGCTGCGCCGCAAGCCCATCGAGCAGATCGAGGAGACCGAGGCGGGGGCGGGCGGCGGACTCGCCAAGTCCCTCGGGCTCTGGCAGCTCACCGCCATCGGCGTCGGCGGCATCATCGGCGCCGGCATCTTCAGCCTCGCCGGGGCCGTCGCCAACGGCACGGCGGGCCCCGCGGTACTGATCTCCTTCCTGATCGCGGGCGTCGCGAGCGCGGCCGCCGCCTTCTCGTACGCCGAGTTCGCCGGCATGATCCCGAAGGCCGGATCGGCTTACACCTACGGCTATGTGGTGCTCGGCGAGCTGACCGGCTGGTTCATCGGCTGGGACCTGCTCCTGGAGTACACCGCGATCGTCGCGGTGGTCGCGATCGGCATCTCCGGCTACTTCGGCTTCCTCGTGGAGGAGATGGGCGCCGAGCTGCCGAACTGGATGATGGGCGCGCCCGGCACCGGCGACGGGCACAAGGTCGACCTGTTCGCCGCTGTCCTGTGCCTGTTCATCGCGTACCTGCTCACGCTCGGCATCAAGAACGCCGCGCGCTTCGAGATGATCGTGGTCGTCCTGAAGGTGATCGTGGTCCTCGTCGTGATCGCGGTCGGCTTCTTCCACATCGAGACCGGGAACTACGACCCGTTCTTCCCCTACGGGGTCAGCGGCGCGTTCACGGGCGCGGCGACGGTGTTCTTCGCCGTGTTCGGCTACGACGCCATGTCGACGGCGGCCGAGGAGTCCAAGGACGCGCAGCGGCACATGCCGAAGGCGATCCTCTACTCCCTCGCGATCTCGATGGTGCTGTACGTCCTCGCGTGCCTGGTCCTCACCGGCATGCAGAGCTACAAGGACGTCGACCCGGAGAGCGGCTTCTCCACGGCCTTCAAGTCCGTGGGCCTCGGCGGCCTCGCGGACGTCATCGCGGTCGGCGCGATCATCGGCATCCTCACCGTGATGTTCACGTTCATGCTGGGCTGCACGCGCGTGTGGTTCTCGATGAGCCGGGACGGTCTCCTTCCCAAGTGGTTCGCCAAGACCCATCCGACACGGCACGTGCCGACGCGCGTGACGTGGATCGTCGGGATCGCGTCGGCCGCCATCGCCGGGTTCCTGCCCATCGGCGAGGCGGCCGAGCTGACCAACATCGGCATTCTGCTGGCGTTCGTCGTGGTGTGCGTGGCGGTGATCGTGCTGCGCTACAAGCGGCCGGAGCTGCCGCGCACGTTCCGCTGCCCCGGCATGCCGGTGGTGCCCGCCATCGGGGTGGTCTTCTCGATCTGGCTGATCACGTTCCTGCAGTGGCAGACCTGGGTGCGGTTCGCCGTGTGGTTCCTGCTCGGCCTCGTCGTCTACTTCGGCTACTCGTACCGCAGGTCGGAGCTGGCGAAGACGGACGGGACCACCACCGGGAAGTGA
- a CDS encoding extracellular solute-binding protein, protein MSRRTFLSLSTSVAAGAAVTSLTGCGSSAKKTGEAASSKVKLPTHVPFDKIKPDLAPNAKGLSAGFLSYPKDLVRSVAKTPGDGSKITMLTEIWTQPPTPKGSNAYWRSLDKELGVELTAILGTDPGYEEKFSATIAGGDLPDLLWIPPNQGIQHVAELLEAKCADITEYVSGDAVKQYPNLAAMTPAHWKTAVVNGKIWGAPVPYPSFGQVYAGNPKVWEKADGIASSGPEEFLAKCKEVTGGKTWALEPIYVNAVSVMSQCFGAPNKWRRNKDGSLTWFQDTDEYEAALDFVLKLKKAGVFYPGNPKMADAYIKMAQGTIGATVHANPYNARKEIRVQDPALAAEILIPFAAGGNKPNHHYHLGTIGYTAIKKGDEKRVRMLLRVLDYLAAPFGSKERQFLEYGTEGEDFTYDKNGFPDRTKQGKQQVEGLFSGLQTSTTSPFALIASSFPGTDRVQDVKDVYAAEQKLLETAIRNPTVGHYSDAYTQHYGRMSTEATDLVNDIVSGRKKIGEWRPFWAEWKNKGLEQMAREYQKSIERSS, encoded by the coding sequence ATGTCCCGACGCACCTTCCTGAGCCTCTCCACCTCCGTTGCCGCGGGCGCGGCCGTCACCTCCCTGACGGGGTGCGGCTCGTCCGCGAAGAAGACCGGCGAGGCCGCGTCGTCGAAGGTGAAGCTGCCCACCCACGTCCCCTTCGACAAGATCAAGCCCGACCTCGCCCCCAACGCGAAGGGCCTCTCGGCGGGGTTCCTCTCCTACCCGAAGGACCTGGTCCGCAGCGTCGCGAAGACCCCGGGCGACGGTTCGAAGATCACCATGCTCACCGAGATCTGGACGCAGCCGCCGACCCCCAAGGGCTCCAACGCGTACTGGCGCAGCCTCGACAAGGAGCTCGGCGTCGAGCTCACCGCCATCCTCGGCACCGACCCCGGCTACGAGGAGAAGTTCTCCGCGACCATCGCCGGCGGCGACCTGCCCGACCTGCTCTGGATACCGCCGAACCAGGGCATCCAGCACGTCGCCGAACTCCTCGAGGCCAAGTGCGCGGACATCACGGAGTACGTCTCCGGGGACGCGGTGAAGCAGTATCCGAACCTCGCCGCGATGACCCCCGCGCACTGGAAGACCGCCGTCGTCAACGGCAAGATCTGGGGCGCGCCCGTCCCCTACCCCTCGTTCGGCCAGGTCTACGCGGGCAACCCGAAGGTCTGGGAGAAGGCGGACGGCATCGCGTCGAGCGGCCCGGAGGAGTTCCTCGCCAAGTGCAAGGAGGTCACCGGCGGCAAGACGTGGGCCCTTGAGCCGATCTACGTCAACGCCGTCAGCGTGATGAGCCAGTGCTTCGGCGCGCCCAACAAGTGGCGGCGGAACAAGGACGGTTCGCTGACCTGGTTCCAGGACACCGACGAGTACGAGGCCGCCCTCGACTTCGTCCTGAAGCTCAAGAAGGCGGGCGTCTTCTACCCCGGCAACCCCAAGATGGCCGACGCCTACATCAAGATGGCGCAGGGCACGATCGGCGCGACCGTCCACGCCAACCCGTACAACGCGCGCAAGGAGATCCGCGTCCAGGACCCCGCCCTCGCCGCCGAGATCCTCATCCCCTTCGCCGCGGGCGGCAACAAGCCCAACCACCACTACCACCTGGGCACCATCGGCTACACCGCCATCAAGAAGGGCGACGAGAAGCGGGTCCGCATGCTTCTGCGCGTCCTCGACTACCTGGCCGCGCCGTTCGGCAGCAAGGAACGACAGTTCCTGGAGTACGGCACCGAGGGCGAGGACTTCACGTACGACAAGAACGGCTTCCCCGACCGCACCAAGCAGGGCAAGCAGCAGGTCGAGGGCCTCTTCAGCGGCCTGCAGACGTCGACGACCTCCCCCTTCGCGCTCATCGCGTCCAGCTTCCCCGGCACCGACCGCGTCCAGGACGTCAAGGACGTCTACGCGGCCGAGCAGAAGCTCCTGGAGACCGCGATCCGCAACCCCACGGTCGGCCACTACTCGGACGCGTACACCCAGCACTACGGGCGCATGTCCACCGAGGCGACCGACCTGGTCAACGACATCGTCAGCGGGCGCAAGAAGATCGGCGAATGGCGGCCCTTCTGGGCCGAGTGGAAGAACAAGGGCCTGGAGCAGATGGCCCGCGAGTACCAGAAGTCCATCGAGCGGAGCTCCTGA
- a CDS encoding carbohydrate ABC transporter permease, translating into MTGFGFPLRTTRAREERPAWEEPPTKIGSAAKAVVITVICAVMILPFLTVLSTSLASRKEITESGGFVLFPTDPTLEAYRTILSGGIVSRAVVVSVLITVVGTALSLLTTIALAYALSKRGVPGSKPILLMVLFTLLFAPGMVPMYVVVKELGLLDSYWSLILPVLINAFNLVVLRAFFMNIPEELYQAARIDGAGDWRILTRIVLPLSKGVVAVVGLFYAVTYWNAFFNAMLYLNDSGKWPIQLVLRTYVVQNKSMTSDQLGIAHMPPQQSLSMAVVMLALLPILALFPFLQKYFTKGVLTGAIKG; encoded by the coding sequence ATGACCGGCTTCGGATTCCCCCTGCGCACCACCCGGGCCCGCGAGGAGCGGCCCGCCTGGGAAGAGCCGCCGACGAAGATCGGCTCGGCCGCCAAGGCCGTCGTCATCACCGTCATCTGCGCCGTGATGATCCTGCCCTTCCTCACGGTCCTCTCCACCAGCCTCGCCTCCCGCAAGGAGATCACCGAGTCCGGGGGCTTCGTCCTCTTCCCCACGGACCCGACCCTGGAGGCGTACCGCACGATCCTGTCCGGCGGCATCGTCTCCCGCGCGGTCGTCGTGAGCGTCCTCATCACGGTGGTCGGCACGGCGCTGTCGCTCCTGACGACGATCGCCCTCGCGTACGCCCTGAGCAAGCGTGGCGTCCCCGGCAGCAAGCCGATCCTGCTGATGGTCCTGTTCACGCTGCTGTTCGCGCCGGGCATGGTCCCGATGTACGTGGTGGTCAAGGAGCTCGGACTCCTCGACTCCTACTGGTCGTTGATCCTGCCGGTACTCATCAACGCCTTCAACCTCGTCGTCCTGCGGGCGTTCTTCATGAACATCCCCGAGGAGCTCTACCAGGCCGCCCGCATCGACGGCGCGGGGGACTGGCGCATCCTCACCCGCATCGTGCTGCCGCTCTCCAAGGGAGTCGTCGCCGTCGTCGGCCTCTTCTACGCGGTGACGTACTGGAACGCCTTCTTCAACGCGATGCTCTACCTGAACGACTCGGGCAAGTGGCCCATCCAGCTGGTCCTGCGCACCTACGTCGTCCAGAACAAGTCCATGACGAGCGACCAGCTCGGCATCGCCCACATGCCGCCGCAGCAGTCCCTGTCCATGGCCGTCGTCATGCTCGCGCTGCTGCCGATCCTGGCGCTCTTCCCGTTCCTGCAGAAGTACTTCACCAAGGGCGTGCTCACCGGCGCCATCAAGGGCTGA
- a CDS encoding ABC transporter permease gives MTSPATRRRPQAASPPASESRTTSNSPSPGPGSQLRLRAPLRVRLRNNWVMLALMAPGVLFFIGFFYVPMLGNVIAFQDYQPFIGFKDSPLVGLANFQELFADPAFWESVRNTLAFAALQLIFFFPAPLALALLINSLVSPRVKKFVQSVVYLPHFISWVLVVALFQQVLGGAGLFSNYLRDHGMSPLDVMSDPSTFPLLITGQVIWKDIGWGMIIYLAALANVDQSLYESAAVDGAGRWRRMWHVTLPAVRGVTIMLLVLRLGDVLSVGFEQFLLQRDAVGARAAEVLDTYIYYHGVVYGDWGVGAAAGLVKGVIGALMIWGANKVAHAFGEHGVYSK, from the coding sequence GTGACATCCCCTGCAACGCGACGCAGGCCACAGGCCGCGTCACCGCCCGCGTCCGAGTCCAGGACGACGTCGAACTCCCCGTCGCCTGGCCCCGGTTCGCAGCTGCGCCTGCGCGCCCCGCTGCGTGTCCGGCTGCGCAACAACTGGGTGATGCTCGCCCTCATGGCCCCGGGCGTGCTCTTCTTCATCGGCTTCTTCTACGTCCCGATGCTGGGCAACGTCATCGCCTTCCAGGACTACCAGCCCTTCATCGGCTTCAAGGACAGCCCGTTGGTCGGCCTCGCCAACTTCCAGGAGCTCTTCGCCGACCCGGCGTTCTGGGAGTCGGTCCGCAACACCCTCGCCTTCGCCGCACTCCAGCTGATCTTCTTCTTCCCGGCCCCGCTGGCCCTCGCACTGCTGATCAACAGCCTGGTCAGCCCGCGCGTGAAGAAGTTCGTGCAGAGCGTCGTGTACCTCCCGCACTTCATCTCGTGGGTGCTGGTCGTCGCGCTCTTCCAGCAGGTCCTCGGCGGCGCCGGCCTCTTCAGCAACTACCTGCGCGACCACGGCATGTCGCCGCTCGACGTGATGAGCGACCCCAGCACCTTCCCGCTCCTCATCACCGGCCAGGTGATCTGGAAGGACATCGGCTGGGGAATGATCATTTACCTGGCTGCGCTCGCCAACGTCGACCAGAGCCTGTACGAATCGGCGGCCGTCGACGGCGCGGGGCGCTGGCGCCGCATGTGGCACGTCACCCTGCCCGCCGTCCGGGGCGTCACCATCATGCTGCTCGTGCTCCGCCTCGGTGACGTGCTCTCCGTCGGCTTCGAGCAGTTCCTCCTCCAGCGCGACGCGGTCGGCGCGAGAGCCGCGGAGGTCCTCGACACGTACATCTACTACCACGGCGTGGTCTACGGCGACTGGGGCGTCGGAGCCGCGGCAGGACTGGTCAAGGGCGTCATCGGCGCCCTGATGATCTGGGGCGCCAACAAGGTCGCCCACGCTTTCGGAGAGCACGGGGTGTACAGCAAATGA